Below is a window of Osmia bicornis bicornis chromosome 8, iOsmBic2.1, whole genome shotgun sequence DNA.
CTGAATCTAGCCATTCTTCTCCATCTTTCCTCTCTCCATCCTTTTTCTAAGTATCTCGGAATTCCTGGCTCCTTTATCATTTTGTACCATTTATTATATCTTGATTCCATTATTCTTTCCCATCTTTCTTCCTCCTGTATCTGCCTATCCTTCTCCTCGATTTCCTTATATTCCATCTCCCAACTTCGTCTTTTGTTTTCTATCTCTCTCATTTCTATCCCCCTCTCCTGAAAgaacttttctctttcttcttcccaCTTGTTTTTCTCTCCCCCTCTTCCTTCGTCTCTAATTAGTTGCTCCCAACAACTCCTGGCCAGCTCTCCTCCTATTCCTTCCcataattttctttcgaatCCCCATGCCAACTTTCCTGATCTTGTTCTCATTTTCCACCTTTTCAGTTCCTCTCTTAGCAAGTATCCTGGGGTGCGCCAATCCACCCCGAGCGTCCATCTCGTGTACCTCTCCTGAAGCCCCTCTATTTCCTTCCACTCCTTCCAACCCCAAACCTCTGCTCCGTACGCTATAACCGTCCACACTAGCTTATCCCATAGCcaaattcttcttttccagTTTTTGCCGAATTTTCTTTTCCCAATTCCCCACACTTGTCTCATCACTACCCCCGCCTTTATCATCCTATCTTTTATTTGTGCCTCGCTTCCTCCGTTTCTTTTGAACACATATCCTAGATATTTGAACTGTCCTACCTCctctattttctttcctttccaccACCAGTTCGCCTTTCTCCATCTCCCCGCCTCTTTCCTAAATCtcattatttttgatttttcctGGTTCAGCTCTAGTCTTTTCTCATCCAGGTACCTTTCTAGACTTTCCATCATCGCCCTCATCTCCCCTTCTTCTTCCGCCAGCAACACCACATCATCCGCATAGGCCAgtgtatatattttcttttctccaaTCTTTATCCCTCCTCCCCCTCCCTTACTCATCTTCTCTTCCATGTCTGCTGTCAGTAAATTGTACAACAGCGGGTTCAGTGGACATCCCTGCCTTACGCCTCTCGCTGTCCAGAATGGTTCAGTCACCCCTTTGTCTGTCCTTACCCTGCTTCTAGTCTCCCTCAATAACTCCTTTACCCTTTTCCTCAGCCCCTCTCTTACACCCCTTTCTCTTAGTGCTTCCATCAGTACACCTCTGTCTACCGAGTCAAATGCTGCTCTCAGGTCTATGAAAAAGGCTATCACTTTTCCTTTTGCCTTCTTTATTTGCCTGTTCACCAGGAAGTTTAACGTGTATATGTTGTCGATTGTTCCCATCTCTCTTCTGAATCCTGTCTGATTTGGAGGCAGTAAtcccttttcttctacttcttttcTCAACCTTTCTGTTAGCACTGCTGCGTATATTTTGTAAAGCGTGGGCATCAACGTCACTCCCCTATATTCCGTTGCTCTTGTCCcatctccttttttctttatgggCGCTATTATCCCTTCCTTCCAGCCCTCCGGCCATCCTTCTCCTCTCCACACCCTATTGCATATTTCCCAGACCCAATTCAATATCTCTTCCCCTCCGTATTTCCACACCTCGTTAGGGATCTCGTCCCCCCCCTCCCCCCGTCGCTTTTCCATCTTTCAGTTTCGCCACcacttttcttatttcttcctTACTTATGTCCTCTTCTCCGTCCCCTTCCTGGTTTCTTTCACCCCCCAGCACTACTTTCTCCTCTGCACCACCCAGCAGGGTAATAAAGTGTTTCCTCCACTCCTCTTCCTTTATTCCCGTTtcccttcttcctcttctttttctttctctgtttATTATCTTCCATACCTCGTTTTCTGTTTTTGCCTCTTCCACCTCTTTTTCGAAATATTCTATCACCTTTGCCTTCTTTGCTTCGCATAACTTCGTAtattccctctttctctct
It encodes the following:
- the LOC123988066 gene encoding uncharacterized protein LOC123988066, whose translation is MPTLYKIYAAVLTERLRKEVEEKGLLPPNQTGFRREMGTIDNIYTLNFLVNRQIKKAKGKVIAFFIDLRAAFDSVDRGVLMEALRERGVREGLRKRVKELLRETRSRVRTDKGVTEPFWTARGVRQGCPLNPLLYNLLTADMEEKMSKGGGGGIKIGEKKIYTLAYADDVVLLAEEEGEMRAMMESLERYLDEKRLELNQEKSKIMRFRKEAGRWRKANWWWKGKKIEEVGQFKYLGYVFKRNGGSEAQIKDRMIKAGVVMRQVWGIGKRKFGKNWKRRIWLWDKLVWTVIAYGAEVWGWKEWKEIEGLQERYTRWTLGVDWRTPGYLLREELKRWKMRTRSGKLAWGFERKLWEGIGGELARSCWEQLIRDEGRGGEKNKWEEEREKFFQERGIEMREIENKRRSWEMEYKEIEEKDRQIQEEERWERIMESRYNKWYKMIKEPGIPRYLEKGWREERWRRMARFRLGNEIKESEYWEKEDKRKCRVCGWEEETWEHIWERCAGGKTRKEGWQEKVKELMGGGSEGEEWMKEVEEYRKGTREEGEAGK